The following coding sequences are from one Ancylobacter sp. TS-1 window:
- the urtE gene encoding urea ABC transporter ATP-binding subunit UrtE, which produces MLEVQDVNLFYGAAQALRGVSLKAEPGKVTCVLGRNGVGKTSLMRAIVGQAPVAKGRIQFNGDDITTMAPSERARRGIAFVPQGREIFPLLTVAENLQTGFAPLKRADRNIPDDVFSLFPVLDSMLRRRGGDLSGGQQQQLAIGRALVMRPKVLVLDEPTEGIQPSIIKDIGNAIRYLRSKGDIAIVLVEQYFDFAKELADHFIVMERGAVVMSGDGAALEDPDVRNRIAV; this is translated from the coding sequence ATGCTGGAAGTTCAGGACGTCAACCTCTTCTACGGCGCGGCGCAGGCGCTGCGCGGGGTCTCGCTCAAGGCCGAGCCCGGTAAGGTCACCTGCGTGCTCGGGCGCAACGGCGTCGGCAAGACCAGCCTGATGCGCGCCATTGTCGGCCAGGCGCCGGTCGCCAAGGGCCGCATCCAGTTCAACGGCGACGACATCACCACGATGGCGCCTTCCGAGCGCGCCCGGCGCGGCATCGCCTTCGTGCCGCAGGGCCGCGAGATCTTTCCGCTGCTCACCGTCGCCGAGAACCTCCAGACCGGTTTCGCGCCGCTGAAGCGCGCCGACCGCAACATACCCGACGACGTGTTCTCGCTGTTCCCGGTGCTCGATTCGATGCTGCGCCGGCGCGGCGGCGACCTGTCCGGCGGCCAGCAGCAGCAGCTCGCCATCGGCCGCGCGCTGGTGATGCGGCCGAAGGTGCTGGTGCTGGACGAGCCGACCGAGGGCATCCAGCCTTCCATCATCAAGGATATCGGCAACGCCATCCGCTACTTGCGCTCCAAGGGCGACATCGCCATCGTGCTGGTCGAGCAGTATTTCGACTTCGCCAAGGAACTGGCGGACCATTTCATCGTGATGGAGCGCGGCGCGGTCGTCATGTCCGGCGACGGCGCGGCCCTCGAGGACCCGGATGTACGCAACCGAATTGCCGTCTGA
- a CDS encoding urease accessory protein UreD, translated as MYATELPSDGTVAASIPVERRGQGRVSVEALGLDGRTVRGRIEESGFARVRFPLSGRRGRSLEAVMINTGGGLAGGDAAQTCLHAGRGAQLVVTTQAAEKVYRSDGALSRVAVELSVEDGASIDWMPQATIVFDGARLERSIAANIAPQARLLLVEPVILGRTAHGERLSHGLLRDRWRIRRGGRLIYADGLHLDGDIASTLDRRATAGGWAAFATLLLVAPDAEARLEAVRAALGLSEDAPDGLPDGLDAGASAWDGMLSVRLLARDGAPLERAIARTLGTLGVAEVPRIWHS; from the coding sequence ATGTACGCAACCGAATTGCCGTCTGACGGCACCGTCGCCGCCTCGATCCCGGTCGAGCGGCGCGGGCAGGGGCGGGTTTCGGTCGAGGCGTTGGGGCTGGACGGACGCACGGTGCGCGGGCGCATCGAGGAGTCCGGTTTCGCCCGCGTGCGTTTTCCGCTCTCGGGCCGGCGTGGCCGTTCGCTGGAAGCGGTGATGATCAACACCGGCGGCGGGCTCGCCGGCGGCGATGCCGCGCAAACCTGCCTTCATGCCGGGCGCGGTGCCCAACTTGTGGTCACGACGCAGGCGGCCGAGAAGGTCTATCGCTCGGACGGCGCGCTCTCGCGCGTCGCGGTCGAACTGTCCGTCGAGGACGGCGCGTCGATCGACTGGATGCCGCAGGCGACCATCGTGTTCGACGGCGCACGGCTCGAACGCTCCATCGCCGCGAACATCGCCCCGCAGGCGCGGCTGCTGCTGGTCGAGCCGGTCATACTCGGCCGCACCGCACACGGCGAACGCCTCTCGCACGGCCTGCTGCGCGACCGCTGGCGCATCCGCCGCGGCGGCCGGCTGATCTATGCCGACGGCCTCCATCTCGACGGCGACATCGCATCGACGCTGGATCGCCGCGCCACCGCCGGCGGCTGGGCCGCCTTCGCGACGCTGTTGCTGGTGGCGCCCGACGCCGAGGCGCGGCTGGAGGCCGTGCGCGCGGCGCTCGGCCTGTCCGAGGACGCGCCGGACGGATTGCCGGACGGGCTCGACGCCGGGGCCAGCGCGTGGGACGGCATGCTCTCGGTGCGCCTGCTTGCCCGCGATGGCGCCCCGCTGGAGCGCGCCATCGCCCGCACGCTGGGTACGCTCGGCGTCGCCGAGGTTCCGCGCATCTGGCACTCCTGA
- a CDS encoding urease subunit gamma: MNLSPREKDKLLVAMAAIVARRRLERGVKLNYPEAVALITDVVVEGARDGRTVAELMTLGTTVLTADQVLPGVPEMIVEIQVEATFPDGTKLVTVHEPISGGHHVGAPGEIMFEEGEIELLVGREFISLTVANTGDRPIQVGSHYHFFETNPALAFERDKARGMRLAIPSGTAVRFEPGQSREVKLVALAGKREVYGFRQDVMGKL, encoded by the coding sequence ATGAACCTGAGCCCGCGCGAGAAGGACAAGCTCCTCGTCGCCATGGCCGCCATTGTGGCCCGCCGCCGCCTGGAGCGCGGCGTGAAGCTCAACTATCCCGAGGCGGTGGCGCTGATCACCGACGTGGTGGTCGAAGGCGCGCGCGACGGCCGGACGGTGGCCGAGCTGATGACGCTCGGAACCACCGTGCTCACCGCCGATCAGGTCCTGCCCGGCGTGCCCGAGATGATTGTCGAGATCCAGGTCGAGGCGACCTTCCCGGATGGCACCAAGCTCGTCACCGTGCACGAACCCATCTCCGGCGGCCATCATGTCGGCGCGCCCGGCGAGATCATGTTCGAGGAAGGCGAGATCGAGCTTCTGGTGGGTCGCGAGTTCATCTCGCTCACCGTCGCCAATACCGGCGACCGGCCGATCCAGGTTGGCAGCCACTACCATTTCTTCGAGACCAACCCGGCGCTCGCCTTCGAGCGGGACAAGGCGCGCGGCATGCGCCTCGCCATTCCCTCCGGTACCGCCGTGCGCTTCGAGCCCGGCCAGAGCCGCGAGGTGAAGCTGGTGGCGCTCGCCGGCAAGCGGGAGGTCTACGGCTTCCGCCAGGACGTGATGGGCAAGCTGTAG
- the ureC gene encoding urease subunit alpha, giving the protein MSIKISRAMYAEMFGPTTGDRVRLADTALIIEVEKDFTVYGEEVKFGGGKTIRDGMGQSQIMRAEGAVDTVITNALILDHWGIVKADIGIRDGRIHGIGKAGNPDIQPGVDIIIGASTEVIAGEGKIITAGGFDSHIHFICPQQIEHALMSGVTTMLGGGTGPAAGTNATTCTPGPWHIEMMLRAFDSFPVNLALSGKGNASLPGPLVEQIEAGACALKLHEDWGTTPAAIDNCLAVADEYDIQVMIHTDTLNESGFVEDTVAAFKGRTIHAFHTEGAGGGHAPDIMKVVGLPNVLPSSTNPTRPFTVNTLDEHLDMLMVCHHLDPLIAEDLAFAESRIRKETIAAEDILHDLGAISMMSSDSQAMGRLGEVITRTWQTAHKMKLQRGLLPGDSERNDNARAKRYIAKYTINPAIAHGVSRHIGSVENGKLADLVVWSPAFFGTKPDMVIKGGTIVAAVMGDPNASIPTPQPVHYRPMFGAFGKARTATCLTFVSQAAIDLNVAAKLGLEKRTVAVENVRGGIGKASMIHNSATPQLEIDPETYEVRADGELLTCAPATELPMAQRYFLF; this is encoded by the coding sequence ATGTCGATCAAGATTTCCCGCGCCATGTATGCCGAGATGTTCGGCCCCACCACCGGCGACCGCGTGCGTCTCGCCGATACCGCGCTCATCATCGAGGTGGAGAAGGACTTCACCGTCTATGGCGAGGAGGTGAAGTTCGGCGGCGGCAAGACCATCCGCGACGGCATGGGCCAGTCGCAGATCATGCGCGCGGAAGGGGCGGTCGATACCGTCATCACCAACGCGCTGATCCTCGACCACTGGGGCATCGTCAAAGCCGATATCGGCATCCGCGACGGGCGCATCCACGGTATCGGCAAGGCCGGCAACCCGGACATCCAGCCGGGCGTCGACATCATCATCGGCGCTTCCACCGAGGTGATCGCCGGCGAGGGCAAGATCATCACGGCGGGCGGCTTCGACAGCCACATCCATTTCATCTGCCCGCAGCAGATCGAGCACGCGCTGATGAGCGGCGTGACGACGATGCTGGGCGGCGGCACGGGGCCGGCCGCGGGCACCAACGCAACCACCTGCACGCCCGGCCCGTGGCACATCGAGATGATGCTGCGCGCCTTCGACAGCTTCCCGGTCAACCTCGCACTGTCCGGCAAGGGCAACGCCTCGCTGCCCGGCCCGCTGGTCGAGCAGATCGAGGCCGGCGCCTGCGCGCTGAAGCTTCACGAGGACTGGGGCACGACGCCGGCGGCGATCGACAACTGCCTCGCGGTGGCGGACGAGTACGACATCCAGGTGATGATCCATACCGACACGCTCAACGAGAGCGGCTTCGTCGAGGACACCGTCGCCGCCTTCAAGGGCCGCACCATCCACGCCTTCCACACCGAGGGCGCGGGCGGTGGCCACGCGCCGGACATCATGAAGGTGGTGGGCCTGCCCAACGTGCTGCCCTCCTCGACCAACCCGACGCGCCCCTTCACGGTGAACACGCTCGACGAGCATCTCGACATGCTCATGGTCTGCCACCATCTCGACCCGCTGATCGCCGAGGACCTCGCCTTCGCCGAGAGCCGCATCCGCAAGGAGACCATCGCGGCGGAGGACATCCTGCACGATCTCGGCGCCATCTCGATGATGAGTTCGGACAGCCAGGCCATGGGCCGGCTCGGCGAGGTGATCACCCGCACCTGGCAGACCGCGCACAAGATGAAGCTTCAGCGCGGCCTGCTGCCGGGCGATAGCGAGCGCAACGACAATGCCCGCGCCAAGCGCTACATCGCCAAATACACCATCAACCCCGCCATCGCGCACGGCGTCTCGCGCCATATCGGTTCGGTGGAGAACGGCAAGCTGGCCGACCTCGTGGTCTGGTCGCCGGCCTTCTTCGGTACCAAACCGGACATGGTGATCAAGGGCGGCACCATCGTCGCGGCGGTGATGGGCGATCCGAACGCCTCCATCCCGACCCCGCAGCCGGTGCATTACCGGCCGATGTTCGGTGCCTTCGGCAAGGCGCGCACGGCGACCTGCCTCACCTTCGTCTCGCAGGCGGCGATCGACCTCAACGTCGCCGCGAAGCTGGGGCTGGAGAAGCGCACGGTGGCGGTGGAGAATGTGCGCGGCGGCATCGGCAAGGCGTCGATGATTCACAACAGCGCGACCCCGCAACTCGAGATCGACCCGGAAACCTATGAGGTGCGGGCGGATGGCGAGTTGCTGACCTGCGCGCCCGCCACCGAGCTGCCCATGGCGCAGCGCTACTTCCTGTTCTAA